The DNA sequence AAAGATCAGGTCGCCGGGCTCCAGCGTGAACGCAGCGGTCAGATGGGCGATCTGCGCGGGGATGTCGTGGATCATGTCGCGGACATGGCCGGTCTGGCGAAGTTCCCCGTTCACGAAGCTGCGCAATTGCAGCGCTGACAGGTCTGCCACCTCATCCGGGCTGACCAGCGCCGGGCCGAAGGGGGCATGCGTGTCGAACCCCTTGCCCATGATCATTGTCTGGCTCGCCTTCTGCCAGTCCCGAACAGAGTAGTCGCAGCCCACACAGAAACCGGCAATGATGTCCATCGCACGCTCGCGCGGAACGTGGCGGCCATGCTTTCCGATCACCACCACAAGCTCGACTTCATAATCGAGTTGATCCGAAACCCTGGGTAGATGCACCTTGCCAAATGGAGCATTGGCTGCGGTCGCCTGCTTGTTGAACCATTTCTGCACCTGCGGGGCCTTGGTATCCACAAAGCTGACACTCTCGGCCGCATGGGCGGCATAGTTCACGCCAATGCCCAGTATCTTGCGCGGGCGCTCCACCGGGGCCAGCAGGTCCAGCGAGGCC is a window from the Hyphomonas sp. genome containing:
- a CDS encoding fumarylacetoacetate hydrolase family protein, which codes for MRLVRFATTDGARYGILTGEHVTPTEARTLEDAMALTGSDAPPVPLASLDLLAPVERPRKILGIGVNYAAHAAESVSFVDTKAPQVQKWFNKQATAANAPFGKVHLPRVSDQLDYEVELVVVIGKHGRHVPRERAMDIIAGFCVGCDYSVRDWQKASQTMIMGKGFDTHAPFGPALVSPDEVADLSALQLRSFVNGELRQTGHVRDMIHDIPAQIAHLTAAFTLEPGDLIFTGTPAGVGAAHTPPKWLKAGDRVRLEIDEIGMIENEIVPEPEGMRIG